CAGTGAAAACCATTTTGAAAAAAGTGGAGTATAGAGAAAAGGAATAGAAAGCAAATTGATAAGAACGGGGGTGAGATGGCTAAGGGTAAGGAAATTGATAACATATCAAAATCCTTAATGTCTTTTTTTCTAAATGTTTTAATACTTTTTTTATGGTTTGAGTGGGAAGATTTGAACCCAAAGCCTCTCATTTACAATCTCTTCCTCCAATACCTTTTAAGAGAAAGAGATCAAATTGAATGAACCTAAAGAAACCACCTATGATCATATGTGGCTTGATGGAGATACAGAAACTAAAGGGAAGGGCAAAGGGCATAAGGATTTCAAcaataaaacaaaaactaaagaacTCAAAGAAAATGTGATGATTAGTGAGAGTGAAAACCATAACAAAGGAAATtataaaggaaaataaaaagaggGAAGAAGCTGGAAAATACATTTTCAAGAAGTAGAGAAAAAAACCATTAACTAATAGTGTTAATGCAGAACTAATTAAGAGAGGAtctaaaaaaaagaaggaatgtTATCATAATTGAAGAAAATGGTTTGAGTAATAGGGAGATggaattaaagaagaaaagtagGATCACGGAAAGAGTTTTATAGACGTGTCTGAGGTGTGAAGCCCTCTCTTAATAGGGCTTCCAATTCTCGATGAGACTCTGGTGTAGAATTGTCGAGGTGCTGAGTGCCCTTGAcaatttttcaactcaaagAGGTTGTTAAACTCCACTCctcttctttaatttttcttgtttgaaatcaaaaacaaaaacaaaatgtttTATGAATAAAGTTGAAACAATGGGTTAATTTTGACAATCTATTTGTTGTGAACCCACCTGTGCTTGGCTGGTGCTCCAAAAAATTCCTTTTCACAAGTTTCACTATTGACTTCAAATTGCTCATAAGGATGTCAATTTGGATTGGTGGTGCGTATGTGTGCATACAAGTGCTAATAATctttttttgagaaaagaatGGTAAGTGCTAACCAAAAGGAAGCAAGTTTGGGGTGGGGAGGGGTGGTGGGGACTAGGGGGAGACATGAATGATattatttttaacaaaaaagatGGGAAAATTGGAGAGGAAGGAAAAGATGTGAAAATAGCTTTAAAGATTTCAGAAACTTCATAAACACTAATGAATTGCTAGATATGGGTTTTGAAGGCGTGCCTTGGACTTGGTGTGACAAATGGACCTGGAGGCATAGTTATTAAAACCAACCTGGTTGTCAACCTGATAAGGGAAATAGTTTAGTGGGTTAGTAGTCCAATCGCAGTTCAATGGTTAAACTGTCGAgttataaaatataatatataatataactaAATCATAGAAATTCAGGTTCTTGAAAATATAAAACCAATCCAGTGAAATCTTGCATTTTAAAGATACAAAGTTAGATTTATCAATTGCATTGAACTTGTTTCAAACATAAACATAAAATTTATGCTTCGCAATGAAAAAAGACATTGGACAAGATAAATTTAATTAGGAATCAACATCAACTTCAAAGTATTTATGCAGTCTTTTGCTCTCAATCACAAGATTTTATAAGAGTAATTATTACGTTGGGGATCAATTATGGTAAGATATCATTTTGATATTAGGAATCAAAATCAACTTTAAAGTATAATATCTTGTTTTTATGTAGTTTTTTGCTCTCAATTACAAGATTTCATGAGAGTAACTATATGTTAGGGATGAATTATGTTAAGATATCATTTTAATAATTTGTTTTCTAACTTTTAGGATAAATTGTGAGAGTACTAAAGATTCAAGGAAAGGTAGTCCTCGATCAATTTGTCTAAGATGAGAAGTTCCTCTAATTCTATGAATTTTTCTAGAATATTCTTTTCTTGAATATCATTCGAAAACATTTCGGATTGCCCACCATTCCACCAATTAGTAATCCAAGATTCAAGACTTTTATTAAATAAGCGAGAAAACAACTAAGGCAAAAATTTCGgattaatcaaatttaaaatgatCATGTCCTtttctaaaaaatgaaaacacaTATCATGTATCTAAATGTGCATCGTAGAAAATGGAGAACAAATCTATTGGAGAAGAGATAGAGTGTCAAATGGGCACCCATTCACAATGGCCCGTGCGAGTTTTAATATAGTAGAAGAGTGAAGTTAAATCGAAAATGAATTTAGAGAACAGCTTTGATTGTGTGCTGGTAAATTGAATGTTCTATGTCTATAGGTCAccgttaggaaaaaaaaaaaaagaaagttatatAATTATTCATTTTTGCATTATTAGCTTGTGTATCTGGAAAGCAATGGTAGAGTAAAAATCATTTGTGCTGAAAGAAGTCGATCCTATTCCCTTCACTTCACTAGCTTGCTGGTAAACGATAGTATACACGACTTTTAGCAGCTCATAGGACGAAAGGGTTCACCTTCAAATTGAAAGACCAAATAAAGTTGGCTTTGAGTTGTGTAAATGATAAAGCCTAGTTTTTGGAATCAAATTTGTGTTACATCTTACCCCTACACGAAAGACGGGTTCTTTTATAGTCTTTTAGTCTCTTCTTTAAAATCTCTAACAATTATTGCAATCATGATTTGAACATTATAACGAGATAAAGTACAAATGTGATGAATCCAGATTATACTATCCCGATTATTCAACGACAAAAATTTATTTGGCACAACAACTTTTCTAATAAGAAGTAGAAATGTTTGTCACTAAATCATTCATGAATGCTATAACATCTCAGCAACAGGCGTAAGACATGGttaattatttgtaaaatttcatACTAAAGACACAATTATTATATATAGGACTACATGAACAATAATGAAATATCACATAATTGCTACGAAATTATACAAGTAGTCAATCTTATCTTATAACTTATTCAACTAATATTATATACTATCCGAGAATGGTTGATAACCGTTCCCGCCCCTTGCCCTAACTTTTCACACAAGATATAtagggtgtgtttggatagtaattatttgttcaaaaattatttatttgcatTAGAAACATATTTTCCAACACATATTTTTATCTTTCTAATTACCTTTTTCTCTTACATACACTACATCATAAAGTGCTATAATAATTTTTCCAACTAACGttccaaataatctactatccaaTATGAACTCATTGCTGAAAAACCACTATTTTGGACAATAAGAATGCACCAATAAGGATCTTCGTCGGTGGTACAAATAAacataatttcaaataaaaaaatttacttcacaaatttcaaccatttttttattttcccaaccacctttttatctcacatacatcacatcacaaaaagtgttacagtaattatctcaaataaatcatgcaaataaactcttatccaagcAAACTCATAATTTCTTTTTACGACACTGCACAATATATAGAGAAGCCTTTCGGCTAAGACCAAGTGTAATGGGAAAGTTGCGGTAATATTAAGCTCCACATCCATACTCCATCTACTTGGGCTTGggctttttctttaataaagaGGTTTTGTTACATCACAATGGGCTTCGAAATGGGGGCATTGAACATTCTGGTGTCGGACCACAGACGCGGTTTATTGAAGCCTTATAGGGCGGGATGGTGGAAACAGTTGTTGGTGCATCTTGGTTGACTAATCAGTGGAATCAAATAAGAGGTATGAATTAAGACACGCTATAAAGCCTATAATAATCAGGTGCATTTAAATAGAAGGTTTAAATTAAGACGCGTTAATCACATACACATATGGCTATTTGAGGATTATCATACCCTAGAACATTTTAgatatgaattaattaagtagtGAAGGCCTTAATCCTCCAATTGAATCACAAAACCATGAAAGCTTCACTTACAACTGATGAATTATTCTTTCCATCCCACTTTGATaggtctgattttttttttcacacgatttaagaaaagttagtttactttgttgaaaaaataaatctaATTTACGAtctttctaaaatacccttaccttAAATGAAGTATGACTAATTGATTTTATATTAAATAAGTTAGGTTACACTCAATAACAACCTACATTAAATAAggacatttaaaaaaaattataagttcattacatttttcaattgagaagtggactataatttgtaacaaattaagaagtaaaacaagcCCCTCAAAGTAAAACAGAGGGAGTACTACTTTTTAGGCCATACTAATTAATTTTCTTCAGTTTGAGCATTAGCTTTGTATTTATTGCTCTAACATTTTTGAATAATCAAAGTCAAATAACAATTATAATTGAATTAGAGGCCTTTTTACTTGATAGTGTAGCAATTCATGCTATTTTAATGATCTTTAAATTTAAATCTTTTTCTCTGCAATTTACCGAGTAATTTTGAAgtcataaaattttattaatttattttttggaaGAATTACCATTTTATGAAGTTGGGTCATGACAGATGTGCGGAGCCCTATGTTAAAGAATTCAACATCGATATTTCCAAGAACGAGGTCGGTCCAAttgagttttaatttactttGTGTTTTATTTATATAATTCTTACAAATTTTGATACATTTATAATGTCTTCTTTAACAAACAATATTATAATGTGATAATTGATGAGggttgaaattcttgaaatttctCAACCACAAAACCCTAAGCTCATCGGTCGACTTGGGCTTCGCCTCATTTAGACCGTCAACTTTATCTTATCCTAtatttttacttgcttttgaaCAACAATTTTATAAGCCCATAGGCCATAAGTAAGCGCTGAGGCAAGAATTGTATTCCAGAGTAAACTAATCCACGCATGTGTTGAGGGAGAGAACGAGAGCAATACTTtggattggaaaattttatccaataatatttcacttgcattgtaaatatgtttttttaatcaattttatATCTTTGCAGTCACCGTTTTGTCACACATATATCACATTATAAAAATTATTgtagaaattatttttaattatatttcaaataatcaccTATCCAAATACGGTCATTATGTTTTTATTTAAAGACGTGTACAATTGCAATAAGTTTAGTGGAAAGAAATAAGATATCCAGAACTTTTAATCCCAAACTAGCCATCACtttagatgaaaattatttacTTCACTAGTAAAATTTGCAGCACTAATTATTTCAATACTACAAAAGTTACCAAACcacatatacatttatttactttcCAAACGTGTAAAATTTCTCAAATATAAGTTTTCGATTCCACCCCGTCTAGTAAATCTCACCCCTTCCCAGTACTTCTACTATATGTTTGGATAgattattatttgaaatattatttagaataattactatagcacttttataatatgatgtatgtgagataaaaagatgattgaaaatataaaaatatgagttaaaaaatatatttataattcaagcgaaatattatttcaGATAATTTCACCGTCCAAACAATGGCCATTCACACGTTTCGTCCTTTAATAACTAATTGACATTCCTGACGGCTACCTAAATCAATTATCTTCTACTTGTTTATGATATGATTCAAAGTTCTCCTTCCTTTCTCTTTCCGGACCCAAAATTGCGTGATACAGAAGCAGAAAATGGACCCAATGGTCGCCAAATCCGTGTCCGATGGCGACTTGAAACAATAAATGCACACGACAATGCACATCAAAAAGCAATAAAGCTTGCTCAGTTGCACACGGATGAGCACATTTGACCACCAACATCTAGTCCTTGTATTGAATTTATATCACATTTGTCAATTGCTGCTGGTTTTGTCCATCCCAAAATCCCTTGTTGGCTAAGCTTACAGCTAAAGTAGCCAATAAAAAAACCACTTTTGCAACTTGCTTGATTGCCTTTAGTCTTTTAGATAATATAAACCAGCCCTCATACTCCTTATCCTCAAAACCTCATTCAAagctttcttggtcctatactCCTATTTGTTTCTTTTGGCCAAATGGTAATCTTGGTAGAAAAGCTAGGTCGTTCCCTCAAGTTTCATCACAGACTGGATCATAACAATCACCCCAACCATGATGCTGAAGAAGCCTTATTGGCTTCTTTTCAGGCTTTTCGATCCAAGGTATCCAAATTATTAAGCCAAATTATGATGGAAGCCAAGCCTGGATCAGAGTTCTTGTCTTTGGCCTGGGTTCATAGGTGCCTTGAGGCGTTACCGATGATCGACAAGGCTTTTGCTAAGCTAGTGGTGGATGTAGATTACCCCATCGGCAAGTGGGAAGCTGCTGCATCTGAAGCATATCTTAAGCACAGCTTGAATGTGCTGGAGTTGCTCAATAAAATAAGCTCCTCACTTTCACATTTAAGCCAGGCTAGGCTAGCGTTGGCCCATGGTTTAAGCCTGATCGAAAGTTCGCCTTCTTTGGCTTTGAAGCATCTTCAGAAAATCCAGCCTAATGACCTGGGAAATGATTTCAAAGTGGAGGGTATCAAAAGGAATGAAGAACAGTTCAGTTCTCGCAAGGAATCGATAATTCATGAAGCTATGATGATCATGATAAGCTCTGGATTGTGGCTGTTTGGAATTATGATATCAGGCCTGTGCAGTGATGTTAAGCCGTATTTTCTCATGAGAAAATCAGCTCATAACTTGCATGATCCATCATTGGAAAGCCTGGACTCCTTGCTTAGTGAAGAGATCAGACAGAAGAGTATgttgaaagaaattaaagaggTTAACGAGGCAGCAGCTGAGCTAGCTACAGAGATAGCACATAGAAAAGGAGATGCAGCTGCAGAAATATTAGGTAGAAGATTGCAGGTTCTTGAGAAGGTGCTTCAGAAAATTGGGAAGCAGACGGATTGCCTGTTCTCTGAAGTTCTATTGGCAAGGAATAAATTGCTCGACACTATTCGACTCAAGAAATGATAGATGTTAGGCTATTTGTACAAATCATTTTTAAGTTTTCATACCtgtatgtatatgtattgtTCACAAATTGTAAAACACAGGACACCCACACACACTACGCCCCTACAAGTAAATCAGGTTTgctcataatattcaattttcaatttcatcacGCTAGTCCGTTTGTGAAATTAGCGTGGCAGAATAAACTATGCTTGTCTCACTGCAAATGAGCATATTGAGGGGAGAAGTAACGAGTTGGAGACACAGATTAATCTTAAACATCATCAACCCAACAGCCCAAACAGAGAAATCAACAAACTGACAGAAAACTAGCACTCGAATCCGGCGCAAACCAGCATGTAATTTGCCTGAATGGggatttcaaaccaaattaaagAACATCAGGACAGTGAAAAGGAGCGGAAATCCAGATTTTACTCTCTACAAAGCTGCTTCATCCCATAAGAAAGACTGGAAACACAGCAGAAAAAGACAACTAATACGAAAACTTGTTTCATTACTTTGATAATGTTTTAAGCTTTCCAAGGATCATGCAACTCTTGGCCAAACTACATGCGCCTATCCA
This portion of the Coffea arabica cultivar ET-39 chromosome 2e, Coffea Arabica ET-39 HiFi, whole genome shotgun sequence genome encodes:
- the LOC140036217 gene encoding protein BPS1, chloroplastic-like: MVILVEKLGRSLKFHHRLDHNNHPNHDAEEALLASFQAFRSKVSKLLSQIMMEAKPGSEFLSLAWVHRCLEALPMIDKAFAKLVVDVDYPIGKWEAAASEAYLKHSLNVLELLNKISSSLSHLSQARLALAHGLSLIESSPSLALKHLQKIQPNDLGNDFKVEGIKRNEEQFSSRKESIIHEAMMIMISSGLWLFGIMISGLCSDVKPYFLMRKSAHNLHDPSLESLDSLLSEEIRQKSMLKEIKEVNEAAAELATEIAHRKGDAAAEILGRRLQVLEKVLQKIGKQTDCLFSEVLLARNKLLDTIRLKK